One genomic segment of Catalinimonas alkaloidigena includes these proteins:
- a CDS encoding response regulator, which translates to MKVLMIDDNELDLLISRKLISKQVNSLEFTEYNNATEALQHLAGQEENDFDIILLDLNMPEMNGWDFLEEYRKLPVHKANVYILTSSLDTRDKLRSKEYEAVKGYFDKPLKSNYIAEIVAFHQIH; encoded by the coding sequence ATGAAAGTACTCATGATTGATGATAACGAGCTCGATTTACTTATCAGTCGTAAGCTTATATCCAAACAGGTAAATTCACTTGAGTTCACTGAATACAATAATGCCACTGAGGCGTTACAGCATTTAGCGGGTCAGGAGGAAAATGATTTTGATATTATTCTTCTTGATTTGAATATGCCGGAAATGAACGGCTGGGATTTTTTGGAAGAGTACCGAAAACTTCCCGTTCACAAAGCAAATGTATACATTTTGACCTCCTCTCTAGATACAAGAGATAAACTTCGCTCAAAAGAATATGAGGCAGTGAAAGGTTATTTTGACAAGCCTTTAAAAAGCAATTATATCGCGGAAATCGTGGCTTTTCACCAGATTCATTAA
- a CDS encoding transglutaminase-like domain-containing protein: MQSAKRQILPGTQYDKYFSKAKGLRQIIVKSGGSVEETVALCKKVVAETLSETKKIAPVLKGETHEQTAKNIWEFIVTYVQYQLDNRAEDVGAVERVRTPARTWHDRKMGADCEDYSIFISSVLTNLGIPHSFRITKYNGKSHWQHIYVVIPQENQAGYITCDPVVDYRFNYEVPYSQKRDYEMPISLSKAGLSGISTNTLCCAAGIDAAEFSDDNHLAGLPAMRLPLYPKRTLSGFNASMLKAYATPKNIAITAGAGMLLYLYFKRK; encoded by the coding sequence ATGCAGTCAGCCAAAAGACAAATTCTTCCCGGGACGCAGTACGATAAGTACTTTTCTAAAGCCAAAGGCCTAAGACAAATTATTGTCAAATCCGGAGGCAGTGTAGAGGAAACCGTAGCGCTTTGCAAAAAAGTAGTGGCGGAAACTTTATCAGAGACTAAAAAGATAGCTCCAGTTTTGAAGGGAGAGACTCATGAGCAAACTGCTAAAAACATATGGGAGTTTATTGTGACCTATGTCCAGTATCAGTTGGATAACCGGGCAGAAGATGTAGGGGCAGTAGAAAGAGTGAGAACTCCAGCCCGTACCTGGCATGACCGTAAGATGGGAGCAGACTGTGAGGACTATTCTATTTTCATTAGTTCAGTATTGACCAATCTGGGCATTCCACACTCTTTCAGGATTACCAAATACAATGGTAAATCCCACTGGCAGCATATCTATGTAGTGATTCCACAAGAAAATCAAGCAGGTTATATCACCTGTGATCCAGTGGTAGACTACCGCTTCAACTATGAGGTGCCCTATAGTCAGAAGAGAGATTATGAGATGCCTATTTCCTTAAGCAAAGCAGGTTTATCAGGCATATCCACTAACACCCTTTGCTGTGCGGCAGGCATTGATGCTGCTGAATTTAGTGATGATAATCATCTGGCAGGTTTGCCAGCAATGAGACTGCCTCTATATCCTAAAAGAACGCTTAGTGGGTTCAATGCAAGCATGCTGAAAGCATATGCTACGCCAAAAAACATAGCCATTACTGCAGGGGCAGGTATGCTGCTTTATCTCTATTTCAAAAGAAAATAA
- a CDS encoding helix-turn-helix domain-containing protein, producing the protein MTNIGSRISEARKAASISATELAKQLGKTSSTISQYESERIKVGIDTLVQISEICNVDLYWLLTGKGKKMVKEDDLVDEKLIAVSSNHSEKIDVDVLAKIKNEVEDIYKAQIEDLKKQLLKAEEEKNRFINIVEKFVSVKPKVTGSMAAVVREINLLSTGPVTLQRKIAV; encoded by the coding sequence ATGACTAACATTGGTAGTAGAATTAGTGAAGCTAGAAAAGCTGCTTCCATTTCCGCCACTGAGTTGGCTAAACAACTTGGTAAGACTTCCAGTACGATTAGTCAGTATGAATCAGAGCGCATTAAGGTAGGTATTGATACCTTGGTTCAGATTTCTGAAATCTGTAATGTTGATTTGTATTGGCTCTTAACTGGCAAGGGTAAAAAAATGGTTAAGGAAGATGATTTAGTGGATGAAAAATTAATCGCAGTATCATCTAACCATTCTGAGAAAATCGATGTAGATGTTTTAGCAAAAATTAAAAATGAAGTTGAAGATATCTACAAAGCGCAAATAGAGGATCTCAAGAAACAACTTTTAAAAGCTGAGGAAGAGAAGAATAGATTTATTAATATTGTTGAAAAGTTTGTTTCGGTAAAGCCTAAGGTAACTGGAAGTATGGCCGCAGTGGTAAGAGAAATTAATCTTTTGTCTACTGGTCCAGTTACCCTGCAGCGAAAGATTGCTGTATAA
- a CDS encoding peroxiredoxin family protein, with protein MRIIRYCIIIILGTYLFTACSQSRSNGQQQSPKKNGHVQIEGSINHPSDKGYVVLEKIGENNIDIVDTLMVSSDSTFRYSLDNNAPGFYRLNLYDKQYVNLILDDEDVNIVADGNRPDGFVEVSGSTDTDHFYEVNELMREFQQKVNELNADFMKARADEDEEAMQDVESRYAKIEADNTEKLKAKINEMGNSIAAFYAVNFLDAEKEFAYLNELAEKFKDNLPDSRYTEQFVDQVEELRRLSIGMEAPDIALPNPQGDTVKLSSLQGKYVMIDFWAAWCKPCRMENPNVVRLYNKYKDKGFEIYGVSLDRTKEAWVEAIKKDQLSWVHVSDLKYFDSEAASLYNINAIPATILLDREGNIIAKNLRGKALEDKLAELFDEA; from the coding sequence ATGAGAATCATAAGATATTGTATCATTATTATATTGGGCACTTATCTTTTTACCGCCTGTTCCCAGAGCAGATCTAACGGGCAGCAGCAGTCTCCGAAAAAGAATGGGCATGTACAGATAGAGGGCAGCATCAACCATCCTTCAGACAAAGGCTATGTGGTGCTGGAAAAAATCGGAGAGAATAATATTGATATTGTAGATACACTGATGGTTTCCAGCGACAGTACCTTCCGTTACAGCCTGGATAATAACGCTCCCGGCTTTTACCGACTCAACCTCTATGATAAGCAGTACGTCAACCTGATTCTGGATGATGAAGATGTAAACATAGTAGCCGATGGAAACCGGCCGGATGGCTTTGTAGAGGTCAGTGGGTCTACCGATACAGACCATTTTTATGAAGTCAATGAGCTTATGCGGGAGTTTCAGCAAAAAGTGAATGAGCTGAATGCTGACTTTATGAAAGCCCGGGCTGATGAGGATGAAGAGGCCATGCAGGATGTAGAATCCCGCTACGCTAAAATAGAAGCAGATAATACAGAAAAGCTCAAGGCCAAGATCAATGAGATGGGGAATTCTATTGCTGCCTTTTATGCAGTTAATTTTCTGGATGCTGAAAAAGAGTTCGCTTATCTGAATGAGCTTGCCGAGAAGTTTAAAGATAACCTACCTGACTCTCGCTATACCGAGCAGTTTGTAGACCAGGTAGAAGAATTGCGCCGACTGTCTATCGGGATGGAGGCACCGGACATTGCGCTGCCCAATCCTCAGGGAGATACGGTGAAGTTATCTTCTCTTCAGGGTAAATATGTGATGATTGATTTCTGGGCCGCCTGGTGTAAGCCCTGTCGTATGGAAAATCCCAATGTGGTTCGTTTGTACAATAAATATAAGGACAAGGGCTTTGAGATCTATGGAGTCTCGCTGGACAGAACCAAAGAGGCCTGGGTGGAAGCCATCAAGAAAGACCAGCTAAGTTGGGTGCATGTTTCCGATCTGAAATACTTTGACTCTGAAGCTGCTTCTCTTTATAATATCAATGCCATCCCGGCTACCATACTGCTGGACAGAGAAGGTAATATTATTGCCAAAAACCTCAGAGGGAAAGCCCTGGAAGACAAGCTGGCAGAGCTTTTTGATGAAGCTTAG
- a CDS encoding helix-turn-helix domain-containing protein: protein MLELSIFLKKSKNHKSMMRIYLRRFVSRKELADRLGISEATLKRKMKRVQGIEQKRYELLDSEIVSAFFNTYSLSPRSLEDIADYELSSSWNNTKLAC from the coding sequence ATGCTTGAGCTCTCTATATTTCTTAAAAAAAGCAAAAACCATAAAAGCATGATGAGGATATATTTGCGAAGATTTGTAAGTAGAAAGGAGTTGGCTGACCGTTTGGGAATTAGTGAGGCCACGCTGAAAAGGAAGATGAAGCGGGTGCAAGGTATTGAGCAAAAAAGATACGAACTGCTTGATTCTGAAATAGTTTCCGCCTTTTTTAATACCTACTCCCTTTCTCCCCGAAGCCTGGAAGATATCGCTGACTATGAGTTGAGCAGCTCTTGGAATAACACAAAGTTAGCTTGTTAA